Below is a genomic region from Delftia tsuruhatensis.
TGATCTTGTTGTTTTCCACCCGGAACTGGTTCACCGGAATGGCAACGTCGTGCTTGCCGACGCCCAGAAAACCGCCCGCGCCGACGATGGCGTACGAGACGGCCTTGTCGGGAGCGACGATCACGTCGTCGATCTTGCCCACGGCCTTGCCTTCCTCGTTGTACACGCTCTTGCCGAGCACCGACTTCTTCAGGCTCCAGCCCGTGGCCACGGCCTGGACTTCCGTGGCTGCCACGCCCAAG
It encodes:
- a CDS encoding PRC-barrel domain-containing protein, which gives rise to MTGFQTLKMGLIGAALLAGTSSASWAQPVAGTTTLGVAATEVQAVATGWSLKKSVLGKSVYNEEGKAVGKIDDVIVAPDKAVSYAIVGAGGFLGVGKHDVAIPVNQFRVENNKITLPGATKDALKALPKFEYAKK